A genomic segment from Odontesthes bonariensis isolate fOdoBon6 chromosome 8, fOdoBon6.hap1, whole genome shotgun sequence encodes:
- the prickle1b gene encoding prickle-like protein 1b isoform X1: MLFLERPCAMNLERNERGEHPLPRGPDMEARAVGKVGKMSVGFQRSSTSDDDSGCALEEYAWVPPGLRPEQVQMYFSCLPEEKVPYINSPGEKHRIRQLLYQLPPHDNEVRYCHSLTEEEKKELHMFSTQRKREALGRGTPKILPRALQHTRCESCHGGINGGEMAIFASRAGPSPCWHPACFVCATCQELLVDLIYFYQNDKILCGRHHAELLKPRCSSCDEIILADECTEAEGRHWHMKHFACFECGTMLGGQRYIMKDGRPYCCGCFESLYAEYCEACGENIGVDHAQMTYEGIHWHATDQCFSCAQCKTSLLGCPFLPKQGRIYCSKACSQGEDIHASDSSDSAFQSARSRESRRSVRMGKSSRPAEQWRQSQLFNPPATVPSYEHKFRDCERDGDAEGDIDIVGRKLARLGLEEERFWREREEQDAGGEEDPEEWAQHEDYMTQLLLKFGDRGMLPQLQQPSLKSHSPTSDRNRVTSLSDPWLKPDSTSLGINASPLTPVSPTQSQISSQSRANSLSPGLIDKKHLPEMYWAQSQDGLGDSAYGSHPGPASARKIQELELDQDQDQSGAERQTFWPDTRQWYEDSLECIADELRRIEKGVGDSMDSLALSNITGASVDGDSRDRPVVYTLHAMQDHSVADDCEKMSNMGTFNSSHLHHSANSLNLNMEKAVEGVEKEMSLAIRGGTPGGLHSKSPHSEGLSPSFVQAPALRRSKSQSRPPQMVKFSEDTVDNGYNDGFEVSIAKHPMSEKPQRRAYCPDEMGRERSRSASNHVRRRQHQHRQGRHHRSRKTRSDNALHMVPMERAQRLFEPQQHSLVNPQFGATRPQHPSQVLPLAYSQTRSDYMLRSSMQNDPRVEHCMGFYKDEDDWCSTCSSSSSDSEEEGYFLGQPIPQPRAAGRYYAEDYPTRVTALTSQSHSSQACRRKGHRSKNCILS, encoded by the exons ATGCTTTTCCTggag CGCCCGTGTGCGATGAATCTGGAGCGCAACGAGAGAGGGGAGCACCCTTTACCTCGGGGCCCCGACATGGAGGCTCGCGCCGTGGGAAAGGTGGGGAAGATGTCTGTGGGCTTCCAGAGGAGCTCCACGTCAGATGATGACTCTGGATGTGCGTTGGAGGAGTATGCCTGGGTGCCACCAGGACTCCGGCCTGAGCAG GTTCAGATGTATTTCTCCTGCCTGCCAGAAGAAAAGGTTCCGTACATCAACAGCCCGGGAGAGAAGCACAGGATCCGGCAGCTCCTCTATCAGCTGCCACCACACGACAACGAG GTGCGTTATTGCCACTCTCTAACAGAGGAGGAAAAGAAGGAGCTCCACATGTTCAGCACCCAGAGGAAGAGGGAGGCATTGGGGCGAGGAACACCCAAGATCCTACCCAGAGCTTTGCAACACACCCGCTGTGAAAGT TGCCATGGTGGTATAAACGGTGGAGAGATGGCTATTTTTGCCTCCAGAGCCGGACCAAGCCCCTGCTGGCACCCAGCATGCTTTGTTTGTGCCACATGCCAAGAACTTCTGGTGGATCTTATCTATTTCTACCAAAATGACAAGATCCTCTGTGGAAGACACCACGCTGAACTTCTCAAACCACGATGCTCTTCTTGTGACGAG ATCATTCTTGCAGATGAGTGCACTGAAGCAGAGGGTCGTCACTGGCACATGAAGCACTTTGCCTGTTTCGAGTGTGGGACAATGCTGGGTGGGCAGCGGTACATCATGAAAGATGGACGGCCCTACTGCTGTGGGTGCTTTGAGTCACTGTATGCAGAGTACTGTGAGGCCTGTGGTGAAAACATTG GTGTTGACCATGCCCAGATGACATATGAAGGCATACACTGGCATGCCACTGATCAGTGCTTCTCTTGTGCCCAGTGCAAAACTTCCTTGCTGGGTTGCCCCTTCTTGCCCAAGCAAGGTCGCATCTATTGCTCAAAGGCATGCAGCCAGGGGGAAGATATTCATGCCTCAGACTCGTCCGATTCAGCATTTCAGTCAGCCCGCTCACGTGAATCTCGGCGCAGTGTACGTATGGGGAAAAGCAGTAGGCCTGCTGAGCAGTGGAGACAGTCACagctgtttaaccctcctgccACCGTTCCCTCATATGAGCACAAGTTCCGAGACTGTGAAAGAGATGGAGATGCTGAAGGTGACATTGATATTGTGGGGCGTAAACTGGCCCGCCTCGGCCTGGAGGAGGAGAGGTTCTGGAGGGAGCGGGAGGAGCAGGATGCgggtggagaggaggatccagaGGAGTGGGCCCAGCACGAGGACTACATGACTCAGCTCCTGCTTAAGTTTGGCGACCGAGGAATGTTACCGCAACTTCAGCAGCCGTCCCTAAAATCACACAGCCCTACCAGTGACAGAAACAGGGTAACAAGTCTGTCTGATCCCTGGCTAAAGCCCGATTCAACATCTCTAGGGATTAACGCCTCCCCTCTCACCCCAGTCAGTCCCACCCAGAGCCAGATTTCCTCTCAATCCAGGGCAAATAGCCTCAGCCCTGGGTTAATAGACAAAAAGCATCTGCCTGAAATGTACTGGGCCCAGTCACAGGATGGGCTTGGAGACTCAGCCTATGGAAGTCATCCAGGTCCTGCCAGTGCCAGAAAGATCCAAGAGCTGGAATTGGACCAGGATCAGGACCAATCTGGAGCAGAAAGACAGACCTTCTGGCCAGACACCAGGCAGTGGTATGAAGACTCTCTTGAGTGCATTGCTGATGAACTGAGAAGGATTGAGAAGGGTGTTGGAGATTCCATGGACTCCCTGGCGCTCTCAAATATCACTG GTGCATCAGTGGATGGAGATAGCAGGGACAGACCTGTAGTCTACACGCTTCACGCAATGCAGGATCACTCAGTGGCAGATGACTGTGAAAAGATGAGTAACATGGGAACTTTTAATTCGTCTCATCTTCACCACAGTGCCAACTCTCTCAACCTCAATATGGAAAAGGCAGTTGAGGGGGtagagaaggaaatgtcacttGCAATAAGGGGAGGTACTCCGGGAGGACTCCATTCAAAGTCTCCACATTCAGAAGGCCTCTCTCCGTCCTTTGTTCAAGCCCCAGCTCTGAGGAGGAGCAAGTCGCAATCCAGGCCACCTCAGATGGTCAAGTTCTCAGAAGACACCGTGGACAATGGATATAACGATGGCTTTGAGGTCAGTATTGCAAAGCATCCCATGAGTGAGAAACCACAGAGGAGGGCATACTGCCCAGATGAGATGGGCAGAGAGAGAAGCCGTTCGGCAAGCAACCATGTGCGCCGAAGGCAGCACCAACACCGACAAGGCCGGCACCATAGGAGTCGTAAAACCCGCTCGGACAACGCCCTTCACATGGTGCCAATGGAAAGAGCACAGAGGCTGTTTGAGCCCCAGCAGCATAGTCTGGTAAACCCTCAATTTGGTGCTACGCGTCCACAGCATCCCTCACAGGTGTTGCCGCTGGCCTATTCCCAAACCCGATCTGACTATATGCTTCGGAGCTCAATGCAAAATGACCCACGGGTTGAACATTGCATGGGTTTCTACAAAGATGAAGACGACTGGTGCTCTACATGCTCTTCTTCGTCATCAGACTCTGAGGAGGAGGGCTATTTCCTGGGCCAACCAATCCCTCAGCCAAGAGCTGCTGGGCGCTACTATGCAGAAGACTACCCAACGAGGGTCACAGCCCTTACTTCTCAGAGCCACAGCTCACAGGCTTGTCGCCGAAAGGGCCACCGATCCAAAAACTGTATACTTTCTTAA
- the prickle1b gene encoding prickle-like protein 1b isoform X2, translating to MNLERNERGEHPLPRGPDMEARAVGKVGKMSVGFQRSSTSDDDSGCALEEYAWVPPGLRPEQVQMYFSCLPEEKVPYINSPGEKHRIRQLLYQLPPHDNEVRYCHSLTEEEKKELHMFSTQRKREALGRGTPKILPRALQHTRCESCHGGINGGEMAIFASRAGPSPCWHPACFVCATCQELLVDLIYFYQNDKILCGRHHAELLKPRCSSCDEIILADECTEAEGRHWHMKHFACFECGTMLGGQRYIMKDGRPYCCGCFESLYAEYCEACGENIGVDHAQMTYEGIHWHATDQCFSCAQCKTSLLGCPFLPKQGRIYCSKACSQGEDIHASDSSDSAFQSARSRESRRSVRMGKSSRPAEQWRQSQLFNPPATVPSYEHKFRDCERDGDAEGDIDIVGRKLARLGLEEERFWREREEQDAGGEEDPEEWAQHEDYMTQLLLKFGDRGMLPQLQQPSLKSHSPTSDRNRVTSLSDPWLKPDSTSLGINASPLTPVSPTQSQISSQSRANSLSPGLIDKKHLPEMYWAQSQDGLGDSAYGSHPGPASARKIQELELDQDQDQSGAERQTFWPDTRQWYEDSLECIADELRRIEKGVGDSMDSLALSNITGASVDGDSRDRPVVYTLHAMQDHSVADDCEKMSNMGTFNSSHLHHSANSLNLNMEKAVEGVEKEMSLAIRGGTPGGLHSKSPHSEGLSPSFVQAPALRRSKSQSRPPQMVKFSEDTVDNGYNDGFEVSIAKHPMSEKPQRRAYCPDEMGRERSRSASNHVRRRQHQHRQGRHHRSRKTRSDNALHMVPMERAQRLFEPQQHSLVNPQFGATRPQHPSQVLPLAYSQTRSDYMLRSSMQNDPRVEHCMGFYKDEDDWCSTCSSSSSDSEEEGYFLGQPIPQPRAAGRYYAEDYPTRVTALTSQSHSSQACRRKGHRSKNCILS from the exons ATGAATCTGGAGCGCAACGAGAGAGGGGAGCACCCTTTACCTCGGGGCCCCGACATGGAGGCTCGCGCCGTGGGAAAGGTGGGGAAGATGTCTGTGGGCTTCCAGAGGAGCTCCACGTCAGATGATGACTCTGGATGTGCGTTGGAGGAGTATGCCTGGGTGCCACCAGGACTCCGGCCTGAGCAG GTTCAGATGTATTTCTCCTGCCTGCCAGAAGAAAAGGTTCCGTACATCAACAGCCCGGGAGAGAAGCACAGGATCCGGCAGCTCCTCTATCAGCTGCCACCACACGACAACGAG GTGCGTTATTGCCACTCTCTAACAGAGGAGGAAAAGAAGGAGCTCCACATGTTCAGCACCCAGAGGAAGAGGGAGGCATTGGGGCGAGGAACACCCAAGATCCTACCCAGAGCTTTGCAACACACCCGCTGTGAAAGT TGCCATGGTGGTATAAACGGTGGAGAGATGGCTATTTTTGCCTCCAGAGCCGGACCAAGCCCCTGCTGGCACCCAGCATGCTTTGTTTGTGCCACATGCCAAGAACTTCTGGTGGATCTTATCTATTTCTACCAAAATGACAAGATCCTCTGTGGAAGACACCACGCTGAACTTCTCAAACCACGATGCTCTTCTTGTGACGAG ATCATTCTTGCAGATGAGTGCACTGAAGCAGAGGGTCGTCACTGGCACATGAAGCACTTTGCCTGTTTCGAGTGTGGGACAATGCTGGGTGGGCAGCGGTACATCATGAAAGATGGACGGCCCTACTGCTGTGGGTGCTTTGAGTCACTGTATGCAGAGTACTGTGAGGCCTGTGGTGAAAACATTG GTGTTGACCATGCCCAGATGACATATGAAGGCATACACTGGCATGCCACTGATCAGTGCTTCTCTTGTGCCCAGTGCAAAACTTCCTTGCTGGGTTGCCCCTTCTTGCCCAAGCAAGGTCGCATCTATTGCTCAAAGGCATGCAGCCAGGGGGAAGATATTCATGCCTCAGACTCGTCCGATTCAGCATTTCAGTCAGCCCGCTCACGTGAATCTCGGCGCAGTGTACGTATGGGGAAAAGCAGTAGGCCTGCTGAGCAGTGGAGACAGTCACagctgtttaaccctcctgccACCGTTCCCTCATATGAGCACAAGTTCCGAGACTGTGAAAGAGATGGAGATGCTGAAGGTGACATTGATATTGTGGGGCGTAAACTGGCCCGCCTCGGCCTGGAGGAGGAGAGGTTCTGGAGGGAGCGGGAGGAGCAGGATGCgggtggagaggaggatccagaGGAGTGGGCCCAGCACGAGGACTACATGACTCAGCTCCTGCTTAAGTTTGGCGACCGAGGAATGTTACCGCAACTTCAGCAGCCGTCCCTAAAATCACACAGCCCTACCAGTGACAGAAACAGGGTAACAAGTCTGTCTGATCCCTGGCTAAAGCCCGATTCAACATCTCTAGGGATTAACGCCTCCCCTCTCACCCCAGTCAGTCCCACCCAGAGCCAGATTTCCTCTCAATCCAGGGCAAATAGCCTCAGCCCTGGGTTAATAGACAAAAAGCATCTGCCTGAAATGTACTGGGCCCAGTCACAGGATGGGCTTGGAGACTCAGCCTATGGAAGTCATCCAGGTCCTGCCAGTGCCAGAAAGATCCAAGAGCTGGAATTGGACCAGGATCAGGACCAATCTGGAGCAGAAAGACAGACCTTCTGGCCAGACACCAGGCAGTGGTATGAAGACTCTCTTGAGTGCATTGCTGATGAACTGAGAAGGATTGAGAAGGGTGTTGGAGATTCCATGGACTCCCTGGCGCTCTCAAATATCACTG GTGCATCAGTGGATGGAGATAGCAGGGACAGACCTGTAGTCTACACGCTTCACGCAATGCAGGATCACTCAGTGGCAGATGACTGTGAAAAGATGAGTAACATGGGAACTTTTAATTCGTCTCATCTTCACCACAGTGCCAACTCTCTCAACCTCAATATGGAAAAGGCAGTTGAGGGGGtagagaaggaaatgtcacttGCAATAAGGGGAGGTACTCCGGGAGGACTCCATTCAAAGTCTCCACATTCAGAAGGCCTCTCTCCGTCCTTTGTTCAAGCCCCAGCTCTGAGGAGGAGCAAGTCGCAATCCAGGCCACCTCAGATGGTCAAGTTCTCAGAAGACACCGTGGACAATGGATATAACGATGGCTTTGAGGTCAGTATTGCAAAGCATCCCATGAGTGAGAAACCACAGAGGAGGGCATACTGCCCAGATGAGATGGGCAGAGAGAGAAGCCGTTCGGCAAGCAACCATGTGCGCCGAAGGCAGCACCAACACCGACAAGGCCGGCACCATAGGAGTCGTAAAACCCGCTCGGACAACGCCCTTCACATGGTGCCAATGGAAAGAGCACAGAGGCTGTTTGAGCCCCAGCAGCATAGTCTGGTAAACCCTCAATTTGGTGCTACGCGTCCACAGCATCCCTCACAGGTGTTGCCGCTGGCCTATTCCCAAACCCGATCTGACTATATGCTTCGGAGCTCAATGCAAAATGACCCACGGGTTGAACATTGCATGGGTTTCTACAAAGATGAAGACGACTGGTGCTCTACATGCTCTTCTTCGTCATCAGACTCTGAGGAGGAGGGCTATTTCCTGGGCCAACCAATCCCTCAGCCAAGAGCTGCTGGGCGCTACTATGCAGAAGACTACCCAACGAGGGTCACAGCCCTTACTTCTCAGAGCCACAGCTCACAGGCTTGTCGCCGAAAGGGCCACCGATCCAAAAACTGTATACTTTCTTAA